In Chlorobiota bacterium, the sequence TGGAAGACCGGCACAAAGGTACGCCCGTTGACGCAGCGGAGCAAGGGGATATTGCCGAAGGGGGGGCAGATTGTGTCGACGCTGTCGACACAATCTCCCAACGAAAAAAAGAACCAACGAAAAAAGGGGAAAGATGTTTGCTCTTTCCCCCCTCTCTTCGGTTTCTGCCAAGCGGTGCTGTGGCCTTCCGTTACTTCGCTTTGATGTTCTCCCGCAATTTCTCCATCAGTGCCAGCTCGGCTCGCAATCCTTCGTTGTTCAGGATGCTGTTTTCTTGCTGGACGGTGGCAATGGCGCGGTCCAGGATTCCCACGGCTTCGGCTTTTTTCCCTTCGGCAAACAGGGCGCAAGCAAGGCGTAATCCCAGGTAGGTGTTGGTCAGGGCCGCGCCCAGCCGTGTGCCGTCGTGGGTGAAGTACTGCCGCCCCTGGGTTAGCGCGTTCCCGGTGTTGTTGCTTAGCAGCATCTGTTGCGATTTCTTCACGTTGCTGGCGGTGGTGTACTCCATCGTCCCGGTTCCCAACGATTCCCCTTGTTCAAATTCCAACCCTGTTTCCAGCATCTGGCTTTCGTAGCGAAGGATGATTGCGCCGCGGTTGGAGGAAAGGAACACCGTGGGGATATTCAGCACTGCGTCGGGGTCCCCGGGCTTCCATGTTGGAAGGCCATACACCTGCCGAAGCCGCGCACCCTGCGGGGTTTTTACGGCAATGCGGAGGTCGTAGGCGATTGGGGTGACAAGGTAGTCGAACTCCGAATCGAACACCGTGGCAATCCGCTCCTGGGTTCCCAAGTAGAAGAAGTTCCCGCCGCGCAGCTGGCTGATGTGGTAGATCAGTTCTTGCCCAAAGTCAACCCCCACGCCGAAGGCTGATAGCCCGATTCCTTGATCGGCGTACTTCTGGGTAATCGCCTGAAAACTCCCTTCGTCGGTTGCGCCGATGTTCGGGCGTGCGTCGGTGAAAAGCATCAGCCGCTTTGCCACGCCAGCGCGCCCGGCCAGCTTGGCCAGTTGTTCGTATCCAAGCTGGATTCCGGCTTCGATATTCGTTCCTCCGTCGGGTTCCAATCTATCAACGTTGTGCAGGAATTGGTCGGGGTTCCCCATGCGGGTTGCGCCCATCATCACTTCGGCATTTTCGTCGAATTGGATCAGGATCACCTCATCCTGCTCTCCCAATTTTGTTGCCAGCGTGCGCAACGCTTTCTTCACCGACTCCATGCTTTCGCCACTCATCGAGCCGCTATGGTCCACCACCAGCGCAAGCTGAAGGTTCTGGCGGTGGAAGTCTTTTGGTTGAAGGGTGGAGGTCATCCCCAGATGGATCAGCAGGGCCTCCTTTTCATCGTCAATCATTGGGGTGTAGCCGTAGCCAAGTGCCAGGCAAAGGGAGTCGGTGCAATCGCCAGCGGGGGTGGGGATGTCGTGCTCGCTGAACAAGCCTTCGGCAACGATGAACGAGGAGTCGGGAACGCCCCCTGCTTCAATAAGCCGCCGTGCGTAGCCAATATCTTGCGCGCCGCCAACCGTTGCCCCCAACGGCCCGGGAACGCCGCAACCACCAAACGGCACAAGCGAAGCAAGGGAAACAGCAAGGATGCTAAGGTGTAGCCAGATTGTTTTCATGGAGAAGGGAAAACCGAATGAGTAGGAGTTACGTTTATGGGATGGAAGACACCAACAGCAAGCAAATATAACGTGGGCGATTACAAGAGCCTGCGAAGGATGAACGTCGTTGGGGGCATATGAATCACGCTTCCATAATCGCTTGTTTGGCGGTGCTTGCCACACTGATTTCCGCCAGCCCATTGGCCGCCCAACCGCAACCGCAGCAGCAAGGGGCTGAGTGGTACGACACGTTAACGGTGACGAAACCACGCTACGCCAGGATGACCGACAGCGAGCGGTTTCTGTTATCGCTTTATACCGCTGCCACACTTCCATCGCTGATTGTGGTTGGGGGATTGGCAACGGTTCCGCCATCGGTTAGCGCGATGCAGGAAGATGGAGTTTGGCGAACCGGGGTGGGGCTTTCGGCAGGGATCGGGTTTGGGGGCGACCGCCGCAGCCTTTGGTGGTTCCACGATGCGCGCCTGCAAGCCGAAGGGACCTGGTACTTCCACCGCGACCGCCCGCTGCTGCTGCGTGCCGCGCTGCTGTTCGATTACCGGGTGGCATCAATCAGCCGGAGTAATCTTTACTGGGTTGGCCTTGCTGGCGGCGCGGGGGCATCAACCGACTTTGCCGCAACCTCCCCTTTTGCCGAAGGTTGGATTGGGGTGATGAACCCGAACGGAGTCCGGTTCACAGGGCTTTTCCCGATGCACAATTTTGGGCTACGAGGTCGGGTCGGCTACGATATCGCCAACGAACGCTCATGGATAGAGCTTGCGCTGGGGGGGACGGCAACGTTCTAAAAAAAGGGGAGGTGAGTCTTTGAGCCGAAGTTGGGGGGGGGCATAACGAATCACGGCGCTTGTTCGGCACAAAGCATTCCACACGCACACCGTTTCCCATGATGGAAGCCATCGCAGATTCCTATCAGTTTTGCCGTTTGGTAACGCTGCGCCACGCAAAGACCTTCTACTTTGCTTCGCGATTTCTTTCCCACAACAAGCGGAATGCCTGCTACGCGGTGTACGCTTTTTGCCGGTACGTTGATGACCTGATTGACCAGCAAGTGGCCCACAGCGGCGGCATTGCCGACGGCGCAGCAATCCAAAGAACGATTGCCCAATGGCAATGCGACTTGGACCGGGTGTATGCCGGCGATTCGGGGGCAACGCCGGTGATGGTGGCTTGGGGCGATACGCTGCGCCGCTACAACATCAGCCGCAACCTTCCCGATGAACTGATTGAAGGGGTGATGATGGATCTGCGTCCGGCGGTTCGCTACCGGACCTTCGATGAGTTGTACACCTACTGCTATAAAGTTGCCTCCGTTGTGGGGCTGATGACCAGCGAGATTTTCCGCTACAGCAACCCCGCCGCGCTGAACCACGCTGTGGACCTTGGCATTGCCATGCAGCTTACCAACATCCTGCGCGACGTTGGGGAGGATTGGCGGATGAACCGAATCTACCTGCCACAGCAGGAGTTGCAGGCGTTCGGGTTGGACGACAACGCCGTGGCGCGGGGGAAGGTGACGCTGGAGTTCCGGCGGCTGATGGAGTTCCAGATTGAACGCGCCAACAGCTACTACCGCAGTGCCCAGCGCGGCATTCGGATGCTGGAGCCGGACAGCCGCCTAACCGTGACGCTGATGAGCCATAACTACCAGGGTATCCTTGAAGCGATCCGGCGGAACAACTACAACGTCTTCACCCAGCGCGCTTCGGTTCCGCTGCCACGCAAGCTCCTCAGCGTCCCCAAACTCTGGTTCGCCACCCGATAACCGCCGCGCCCCACCGATCCGCCGCAAGCGGTTGCGCGTTGGCAGCGGCCCCGACTCAGTCGGGATTGATAACAGGTCTTTAGCCTGCCCAGAGAAGATGGCGCCGAAGGCTAAAGACCTTCGGCTACCCCGGCGGAGGTCGGGGCGGCTACCGGTTAGATGACATTAAAGGCTGAAGACTTTCCTGCCGCCTGGCGGGATTTTTTTTGTGACGATTAGGGGAATGCGTGTGTCTTTAGCGGTAGTTGAATTTCATGTTGTGGCGTTTTTTCTGGCAGCCTTGCGGGAATTCTTCCTTGCCTGTCTCCTTCAATTCCCCCAAATTCCCGTTCCGCTTCCTTGCATCTGGGTATTGAACGCCATTGCCTGCGTGAGGGGCGGGGCGTTTGAAACGTTAGGAGAAGGAGCACAGACTTTGCTGGATAGGTTCAGCAACTTCTCTATCTTGCGCGTCCTTTCGGAGAGATTCCAACCAACGCTAACTCCATACATCTTCCTTATTCATCAACCGAATCACCATGAAGAGATACTTACGCGCTACTACGCGCCGTGCTGGGCTGTTGCTGGTTTCTGGGTTGCTGGCCTGGACCGCCGCAACGGCGCAGCAGGCTCCCGGACAAGGAACCCGAATGTTCCGGCTTGCCGAGCGGAAAGTTTCCGGCAAAACCTTGCAATCGCTTCAGCTGCTGACCCTTGCCCGCACCCAAACTTTGAACCTTGATCTTGCCGCATTCCGCGCCGCTGCCGCACCGCAGATGCGCATTGCCGCCATGCCGATTGCCCCGGGGGTAGCGGTTGATCTGGAATTGTACGAACACAACAACATTGCCCCGGGCGCGGACCGCAGCTACACCGATGCCAACGGGCGGCGCATTCCGCTTCCGGCCCCCACGGTCCGCACGTTCCGCGGGAAGGTGGCGAACGATCCCGCAAGCGATGTCTTCTTGGCCATTGGCGACCGCATGGTTCTGGGCCACGTCAACATGGACGGCAAGGGGTATGAGGTCACGACCGATTTGGGAACGCCGAAGCAGGGGGATATCCTTCCGGTGGTGACGTATCCATTTTCCGATCTTCCCGGAAACATGGTCCGTTGCGGTGTCAACGACCAAAACCTGCTTCGCTTGGATCAAGGGCACACCCGCAATCTCCCAAAAAATAGCGGCGGTCCACGCCTGCAGGGGTCCGGCGCAATCAACTACTCCATCAAAGCTGGCTTCGATGCCGATTATGAGTATCTGCGGCTGTTCAACGGCGACGTGGCGTTGGCCCAGGATTACATGGTGGGCCTTGCCAGCAAGGCCAGCGCCGTCTATGAGCGGGATTTGGAGACGCAGATTGTGGTCAACTACATCCACATCTGGGATAACCAGGGGCAACAGCCGTACAAGGAAAGTGTCAGCATGGATCAAGCCCTGTACGAAGCCACGGGATATTGGAAAGATAGCAGCAAGCCGGAGCGGGCGTTCATGAGCATCCTAAGCGGGAAGCCCTGGGTGAACCCAATCGGCATTGCATGGTTGGACGTGCTGTGCATTGACCGGCAATCGTGCAACTTCAGTGCCATCACCTACACCAACCCCTCGCGCGACATCATGGTGCTGTGCCATGAGATTGGCCACAACTTCTCCATGCGCCACACCCACGATTGCAGCTGGGGCGGGCAGTACGGCGGCGCGATTGATAAATGCGCACCAGCCGAAGGGGGAAGCTGCTTCACCGGAACCCAGCAGCAGCTTGGGACGATTATGAGCTACTGCTCACAATCGGATCTGCGGTTCGATCAAATCCAGATTGATTGGATGATCCCAAAAATCAACGAGAACAAGTTTGGACCGAACGGGGAAGGGTGCTTCGAGTTCTCGCGGAAGCTCACGGTGATCCCGCAGCGGATCATCTTCCCAATCGTGAAGCTCAATAACCCGAAGGACACCACCATCAACGCCATGTTCCGCAACAACAGCAAGGAAGATGTGATGGTGACGAAGATAGACATGACCGGCGACGTTGCCGCGTTCGAGTTCAAAACACCGCTGGAAGGCTTCACCCTGAAGCCAGGGGAGACGAAATCGTTGGAGCTGACATTCACCGCAAAGGTGGAGGAGGTTCCGCAATACGCCAAAATGTTGGTGACGCACAACGGCTTGAACTACATCAGCCAAGGCCCCGTCGTTATCTCCTTTGAAGCCTATGCCGAGAACAAGCGGCCGGTGCTGGGATTCGTGACCAAAGGGAGCGGGAAGATTGATTTCGGGCGGCGCACAATCCAGA encodes:
- a CDS encoding VWA domain-containing protein; its protein translation is MKTIWLHLSILAVSLASLVPFGGCGVPGPLGATVGGAQDIGYARRLIEAGGVPDSSFIVAEGLFSEHDIPTPAGDCTDSLCLALGYGYTPMIDDEKEALLIHLGMTSTLQPKDFHRQNLQLALVVDHSGSMSGESMESVKKALRTLATKLGEQDEVILIQFDENAEVMMGATRMGNPDQFLHNVDRLEPDGGTNIEAGIQLGYEQLAKLAGRAGVAKRLMLFTDARPNIGATDEGSFQAITQKYADQGIGLSAFGVGVDFGQELIYHISQLRGGNFFYLGTQERIATVFDSEFDYLVTPIAYDLRIAVKTPQGARLRQVYGLPTWKPGDPDAVLNIPTVFLSSNRGAIILRYESQMLETGLEFEQGESLGTGTMEYTTASNVKKSQQMLLSNNTGNALTQGRQYFTHDGTRLGAALTNTYLGLRLACALFAEGKKAEAVGILDRAIATVQQENSILNNEGLRAELALMEKLRENIKAK
- a CDS encoding T9SS type A sorting domain-containing protein; translation: MKRYLRATTRRAGLLLVSGLLAWTAATAQQAPGQGTRMFRLAERKVSGKTLQSLQLLTLARTQTLNLDLAAFRAAAAPQMRIAAMPIAPGVAVDLELYEHNNIAPGADRSYTDANGRRIPLPAPTVRTFRGKVANDPASDVFLAIGDRMVLGHVNMDGKGYEVTTDLGTPKQGDILPVVTYPFSDLPGNMVRCGVNDQNLLRLDQGHTRNLPKNSGGPRLQGSGAINYSIKAGFDADYEYLRLFNGDVALAQDYMVGLASKASAVYERDLETQIVVNYIHIWDNQGQQPYKESVSMDQALYEATGYWKDSSKPERAFMSILSGKPWVNPIGIAWLDVLCIDRQSCNFSAITYTNPSRDIMVLCHEIGHNFSMRHTHDCSWGGQYGGAIDKCAPAEGGSCFTGTQQQLGTIMSYCSQSDLRFDQIQIDWMIPKINENKFGPNGEGCFEFSRKLTVIPQRIIFPIVKLNNPKDTTINAMFRNNSKEDVMVTKIDMTGDVAAFEFKTPLEGFTLKPGETKSLELTFTAKVEEVPQYAKMLVTHNGLNYISQGPVVISFEAYAENKRPVLGFVTKGSGKIDFGRRTIQKPVYDTLRPLYRNQGSNGAPLYVDRTEIVGPDRFDFEMVAGTAPFDLKSGSGRDAIVKFTPSSVGQKTAWLKVWSNSNNIQDGTDSIMLTGEGVVGSGAGVVDLRLRSGAINFGDVKTFKTYDTVLSNFYYNAGTVPLSISFYVDGDNSTDFFSNNSLVEVTPGQGDELQLTFYSERKGAKSAMLIVSTDDVSDDKNPVRVRVDTLYLYANADGLSAVPGQPAEVQGMALTPNPTAGAVELAIAPMNGELGQAYTITITDVVGREVYHVEGRFESDKTLNRIETGNWSSGVYYVKLSSKQGTRTMPLTVKR
- a CDS encoding phytoene/squalene synthase family protein, with translation MMEAIADSYQFCRLVTLRHAKTFYFASRFLSHNKRNACYAVYAFCRYVDDLIDQQVAHSGGIADGAAIQRTIAQWQCDLDRVYAGDSGATPVMVAWGDTLRRYNISRNLPDELIEGVMMDLRPAVRYRTFDELYTYCYKVASVVGLMTSEIFRYSNPAALNHAVDLGIAMQLTNILRDVGEDWRMNRIYLPQQELQAFGLDDNAVARGKVTLEFRRLMEFQIERANSYYRSAQRGIRMLEPDSRLTVTLMSHNYQGILEAIRRNNYNVFTQRASVPLPRKLLSVPKLWFATR